One Aegilops tauschii subsp. strangulata cultivar AL8/78 chromosome 7, Aet v6.0, whole genome shotgun sequence genomic window carries:
- the LOC141026704 gene encoding uncharacterized protein, producing the protein MSIICWNCRGLGSDSTVGELRWLVKLYRPSLLFLSETKMRDSRVKNFMWSLGFSGCYAISSEGLSGGLALFWTHAADVTVKAANKRCIDVQVKLDEGLVGWQRWLVVFELDLDEPQGVASSLRSWSKEAFGSVRKNIGKMERRLATIRASPPSPSSLAEEKHIEDQLCELFEREEVMERQRSRVDWLKAGDRNTEFFQARATARRRTNKIHSLLRDDGSVCSTQSQIKQLVQSYYEQLFTSKPRTSADELLQAIPSKVTNEMNADLCRPYTNEEIRAALFQMGPTKAPGPDGFPALFYQTHWEFLGDDICLAVRGFLEGRPIPEGFCDSVIVLIPKTTKPKLLKNFRPISLCSVLYKIASKVLANRLKTILHVVVSESQSAFVPGRLITDNTLIAYECLHSIRNQRVKKPFFALKIDMMKAYDRVEWSYLHQCLTKLGFANSWIETVMRCVTNVRYAVRVNGQAINKDKSALFFGRHCPTSVKDRVKAQLGISNESFKDSYLGMPTETQAIPTFISSCFRLHVAICEKFRKIVSDQWWGREDGKKKMHWRSWEWLSTPKSLGGMGFKDLALFNQAMLGKQGWRLLTDPESLCARVLKGRYFPFGDFWNASAPCSASVTWRAILHGRDLLKQGVQWGIGDGRSTLILKDHWIPSTPPAMLRTLSPIPNTATVHCLLDEENGGWNEESVHAFFPQVVADDILNINVNLEGGPDYDELVLVDAKWQWWGPEFRLAVGGQDVEEDLEHQGPEQNENLAVEVCSQLLAVRRTIAASSGPNEDELRVLWQSGRN; encoded by the exons ATGAGTATCATCTGCTGGAACTGTCGAGGCCTGGGGTCGGACTCGACAGTTGGGGAGCTTCGCTGGCTTGTGAAGCTCTACCGACCCTCCCTCCTCTTTCTTTCTGAAACAAAGATGAGGGATTCGCGGGTGAAGAATTTCATGTGGTCATTGGGTTTTTCTGGCTGTTATGCTATCAGCAGTGAGGGGCTCAGTGGCGGTCTTGCTTTGTTCTGGACACATGCAGCGGATGTAACGGTAAAGGCTGCCAATAAGAGGTGCATTGATGTTCAGGTGAAACTTGATGAGG GCTTGGTCGGCTGGCAGAGATGGCTTGTTGTCTTTGAGCTCGACTTGGACGAACCTCAAGGGGTGGCTAGCTCTCTGCGCTCCTGGAGCAAGGAGGCTTTCGGTTCTGTTCGTAAGAATATTGGCAAGATGGAACGTCGCCTTGCTACCATTAGGGCGTCACCGCCCTCCCCGTCTTCGCTTGCTGAGGAGAAACACATTGAGGATCAGCTATGCGAGTTGTTTGAGCGTGAAGAGGTTATGGAGAGGCAGCGGTCTCGGGTGGACTGGCTCAAAGCCGGTGACCGTAACACGGAGTTTTTCCAAGCCCGTGCGACGGCCAGACGGAGAACAAATAAAATTCACTCTCTTCTTCGGGATGATGGCTCGGTCTGTTCTACTCAGAGTCAGATAAAACAGTTGGTGCAGTCCTACTATGAGCAGCTCTTCACGTCCAAACCACGCACGTCTGCTGATGAGCTTCTGCAGGCGATCCCGAGTAAGGTTACCAATGAAATGAATGCTGATTTGTGCAGGCCCTATACTAATGAGGAAATTAGGGCTGCCTTGTTTCAGATGGGGCCGACCAAGGCACCGGGCCCGGATGGATTCCCGGCTCTCTTCTATCAAACTCACTGGGAGTTCTTGGGTGATGACATTTGTCTTGCGGTTCGTGGCTTTTTGGAGGGAAGACCAATCCCTGAAGGTTTCTGCGATTCGGTTATTGTCTTGATTCCAAAGACTACCAAACCAAAGCTGTTGAAGAACTTCCGCCCTATCAGTCTGTGCAGTGTTCTCTACAAGATTGCTTCCAAAGTCCTAGCCAACCGCCTGAAAACTATTCTGCATGTGGTGGTTTCGGAGAGTCAGAGTGCCTTTGTTCCTGGCAGATTGATCACGGATAACACCCTTATTGCTTATGAGTGCCTTCATTCCATCCGGAATCAACGTGTGAAGAAACCCTTCTTTGCCCTTAAGATCGATATGATGAAGGCCTATGATCGTGTGGAGTGGAGCTACCTGCACCAGTGTCTAACCAAGTTGGGCTTTGCAAATTCATGGATTGAGACTGTGATGCGATGTGTGACTAATGTCCGTTATGCTGTGCGTGTCAATG GCCAGGCTATTAATAAAGACAAGTCTGCACTCTTCTTCGGCCGACACTGCCCCACGAGCGTCAAGGACAGGGTCAAGGCTCAGTTGGGCATCAGCAACGAATCCTTTAAGGACTCATATTTGGGTATGCCGACGGAG acacaagctatccccaccttcaTCTCTAGCTGCTTCCGACTGCATGTGGCTATCTGTGAGAAGTTCAGGAAAATTGTGTCTGATCAATGGTGGGGTCGTGAGGATGGCAAAAAGAAAATGCATTGGCGTTCTTGGGAGTGGCTTTCTACGCCGAAGTCCCTCGGGGGCATGGGCTTCAAGGATTTGGCGCTCTTCAACCAAGCTATGTTGGGCAAACAAGGATGGAGGCTTCTGACTGATCCAGAATCTTTGTGTGCTCGAGTTCTAAAGGGAAGGTATTTTCCTTTTGGTGATTTTTGGAATGCTTCTGCTCCTTGTTCTGCCTCGGTTACTTGGCGTGCTATTCTGCATGGGCGGGACCTGCTCAAGCAGGGTGTGCAATGGGGAATAGGAGATGGCAGGAGTACTCTCATTCTCAAGGATCACTGGATCCCTTCCACTCCTCCGGCTATGCTTCGAACTCTTTCACCTATTCCAAACACGGCTACAGTTCACTGTTTGCTTGATGAAGAGAATGGAGGCTGGAATGAGGAATCTGTGCATGCTTTTTTCCCTCAAGTGGTGGCTGATGACATCCTTAATATTAATGTGAACCTGGAGGGAGGCCCGGACTAT GACGAACTTGTTCTTGTTGACGCGAAGTGGCAATGGTGGGGGCCAGAATTCAGGTTGGCCGTTGGAGGACAAGATGTGGAAGAAGATTTGGAACATCAAGGTCCCGAACAAAATGAAAATCTTGCTGTGGAGGTTTGTTCACAATTGCTTGCCGTCAGGAGAACAATTGCAGCGTCGTCAGGTCCCAACGAGGACGAATTGCGTGTTCTGTGGCAGAGCGGAAGGAATTGA
- the LOC109749478 gene encoding uncharacterized protein: MPSSRLVPKDGEWDGGVALEVTVLSAESLRLPPTYSPLPRRLRPYVAVSSSSSSSSAGCSTGVAPASSGAGEHSWADVGEDARLVVPVGAGFLEGRDDVRVAVLSESGCARLVGDTPLGWCRVPAADVLDGLRPPRALRRLSYSLRCPRRGGPGHGVVHLAVRVLGDVHVHVARPDPAPPAQPGWCRVAMGIPVSGAAAVVGTPSPWAWSQTSR, from the coding sequence ATGCCGTCGTCGAGGCTCGTGCCCAAGGACGGCGAGTGGGACGGCGGCGTGGCGCTGGAGGTCACCGTGCTGTCGGCCGAGTCGCTGCGCCTGCCGCCCACCTACTCGCCTCTCCCGCGCCGGCTGCGGCCCTACGTCGCCgtctcgtcctcctcctcctcctcctccgccggctGCAGCACGGGCGTGGCGCCCGCGTCGTCCGGCGCGGGCGAGCACTCGTGGGCCGACGTCGGCGAGGACGCGCGCCTGGTGGTGCCCGTGGGCGCGGGGTTCCTGGAGGGCCGCGACGACGTGCGCGTGGCGGTGCTCTCGGAGTCGGGCTGCGCGCGGCTCGTGGGCGACACGCCGCTGGGCTGGTGCCGCGTGCCCGCCGCCGACGTGCTGGACGGCCTCCGCCCGCCCCGCGCGCTCCGCAGGCTCAGCTACTCGCTCCGCTGCCCGCGCCGCGGCGGGCCGGGACACGGCGTCGTCCACCTCGCCGTGCGCGTCCTCGGCGACGTCCACGTCCACGTCGCCCGCCCGGACCCCGCCCCGCCCGCGCAGCCCGGCTGGTGCCGCGTCGCCATGGGCATCCCGGTCTCCGGCGCCGCGGCCGTCGTCGGCACGCCGTCTCCCTGGGCATGGAGCCAGACGTCGCGGTGA